Proteins from a genomic interval of Nocardia sp. BMG51109:
- a CDS encoding isoprenyl transferase encodes MKLASRARGLPYRIYEARLSKQLAGKQHPRHVAVVCDGNRRWARENGFTDVSHGHRVGALKIAELVDWCQAEGIEMVTVYLLSTENLTRGRDELDTLFEVIPDVVEELSAPERDWSVRIVGSLDALPDDIARRMEKSAAETHGRTGVHVNVAIGYGGRQEIADAVRSLVRQEMAAGETGEDLVQSITVNAIGQHLYTSGQPDPDLVIRTSGEQRLSGFLLWQSAYSEIWFTEAYWPEFRRVDFLRALREYAARHRRYGT; translated from the coding sequence GTGAAGCTTGCTAGTCGGGCGCGTGGTCTCCCGTATCGCATCTACGAGGCGCGGCTGTCGAAACAGCTGGCGGGCAAACAACATCCGCGGCATGTCGCGGTCGTCTGCGACGGCAACCGCCGCTGGGCCCGGGAGAACGGTTTCACCGACGTCAGCCACGGGCACCGGGTGGGTGCGCTGAAGATCGCCGAGCTGGTCGACTGGTGCCAGGCCGAGGGCATCGAGATGGTGACGGTCTACCTGCTGTCCACCGAGAACCTCACCCGCGGCCGCGATGAGCTGGACACGCTGTTCGAGGTCATACCGGATGTCGTGGAGGAGCTGTCGGCGCCGGAGCGGGACTGGAGCGTGCGCATAGTCGGCTCGCTGGACGCGCTGCCCGACGATATCGCGCGCCGGATGGAGAAGTCCGCCGCGGAGACCCACGGCCGGACCGGGGTGCACGTCAACGTGGCCATCGGATACGGCGGCCGGCAGGAGATCGCCGACGCGGTGCGCTCGCTCGTGCGGCAGGAGATGGCGGCCGGGGAGACCGGCGAGGATCTGGTGCAGTCGATCACCGTCAACGCCATCGGCCAGCATCTGTACACCTCCGGCCAGCCGGACCCCGACCTGGTCATCCGCACCTCCGGCGAGCAGCGGCTGTCCGGGTTCCTGCTGTGGCAGAGCGCGTATTCCGAGATCTGGTTCACCGAGGCGTACTGGCCGGAGTTCCGGCGGGTGGACTTCCTGCGCGCGTTGCGCGAGTACGCCGCCCGGCACCGCCGCTACGGGACCTGA